The following proteins come from a genomic window of Yinghuangia sp. ASG 101:
- the galE gene encoding UDP-glucose 4-epimerase GalE encodes MRVMVTGGAGYIGSVTTAMLLAAGHEATVLDDLSTGHRDAVPDGARFVEADVRAAGDVLAREPFDAVLHFAARSVVADSVADPAAYWHANVGGTTALLDAVRAHRVPRFVFSSTAAVYGDPAEVPIAETSATQPTNPYGATKLAVDHMIGSHATAYGLAAVSLRYFNVAGAHGDFGERHARETHLVPLVLEVARGLREHIVVHGTDWDTPDGTCVRDYIHVADLARAHVLALDAATPGRHEVCNLGNGVGFSVRDVIETARRVTGREIPERQGPRRAGDPAVLVAAADRAAAFLGWRPEHRDLAGIIADAWAFHRADERTGPAAAVAGTAEAGPEGS; translated from the coding sequence ATGCGGGTCATGGTGACCGGCGGCGCCGGGTACATCGGATCGGTGACCACGGCGATGCTGCTCGCGGCGGGCCACGAGGCCACCGTGCTGGACGACCTGTCCACCGGGCACCGCGACGCCGTCCCGGACGGCGCGCGGTTCGTCGAGGCGGATGTGCGCGCGGCCGGCGACGTACTCGCGCGCGAACCCTTCGACGCCGTACTGCACTTCGCCGCGCGCTCCGTGGTCGCCGACTCCGTCGCGGACCCCGCCGCCTACTGGCACGCGAACGTCGGCGGCACCACCGCCCTGCTGGACGCGGTCCGCGCGCACCGCGTGCCGAGGTTCGTCTTCTCCTCGACCGCCGCGGTCTACGGCGACCCGGCCGAAGTCCCGATCGCCGAGACGTCCGCGACCCAGCCGACCAATCCGTACGGTGCGACGAAACTCGCCGTGGACCACATGATCGGCTCCCACGCGACCGCGTACGGGCTCGCCGCGGTGTCGCTGCGCTACTTCAACGTCGCGGGCGCGCACGGGGACTTCGGCGAACGGCACGCCCGCGAGACGCACCTCGTCCCGCTCGTGCTGGAGGTCGCCCGGGGGCTGCGCGAGCACATCGTCGTCCACGGCACCGACTGGGACACCCCGGACGGGACGTGCGTCCGCGACTACATCCACGTCGCCGACCTCGCCCGGGCGCACGTGCTCGCCCTCGACGCCGCGACGCCCGGGCGGCACGAGGTCTGCAACCTCGGGAACGGCGTCGGGTTCTCCGTCCGCGACGTCATCGAGACCGCACGGCGGGTGACGGGTCGGGAGATCCCCGAGCGGCAGGGGCCGCGCCGCGCGGGCGACCCCGCCGTCCTGGTCGCCGCGGCCGACCGCGCCGCCGCGTTCCTCGGCTGGCGGCCCGAACACCGCGACCTGGCCGGGATCATCGCCGACGCGTGGGCGTTCCACCGTGCTGACGAGCGAACGGGCCCCGCGGCGGCCGTCGCGGGCACGGCCGAGGCGGGGCCGGAGGGGTCGTGA
- the galK gene encoding galactokinase: protein MTPRAFAEVLGRPPTLAWRAPGRVNLIGEHTDYNGGFVLPAAIPYGVTATVAARADDLVRVASAQFPGPPAVVRLADPEPGTVPGGAAYAVGVVREMRRRGLPVAGVDIHLDGDVPQGAGLSSSAALACAVTGALDALWGLGLPVPALVDVARRAENDFVGVPCGAMDQSAALLSRAGHLLFLDTRDMTFRHIPFAPERFGLELLVIDTRAPHRLVDGAYARRRRECAEACRALGIASLRDLATDDLPAALAGLDDRIAARVRHVVTENARVLATVALLTEGADPRRVGPLLDAAHRSLRDDYEVSGTELDTAAAAAVAAGAYGARMIGGGFGGSVLALVDAARRPQIAEAVRTAAARTGLPEPRCLTVTAAPGAGPVPPEGRRG from the coding sequence GTGACGCCGCGCGCCTTCGCCGAGGTCCTCGGCCGGCCTCCCACGCTCGCGTGGCGCGCCCCCGGCCGCGTCAACCTCATCGGCGAACACACCGACTACAACGGCGGGTTCGTGCTTCCGGCGGCGATCCCGTACGGTGTCACCGCCACCGTCGCCGCGCGCGCCGACGACCTCGTGCGCGTCGCGTCCGCGCAATTCCCGGGACCGCCCGCCGTCGTCCGGCTCGCCGACCCCGAGCCGGGCACGGTGCCGGGCGGTGCCGCATACGCCGTGGGCGTGGTGCGGGAGATGCGCCGCCGCGGGCTGCCGGTGGCCGGTGTCGACATCCACCTCGACGGGGACGTGCCGCAGGGCGCCGGGCTGTCGTCGTCGGCCGCGCTCGCGTGCGCGGTGACCGGGGCCCTCGACGCCTTGTGGGGGCTGGGGCTGCCGGTGCCGGCCCTGGTCGACGTCGCGCGTCGCGCCGAGAACGACTTCGTGGGCGTGCCGTGCGGGGCGATGGACCAGTCCGCCGCGCTGCTGTCCCGTGCCGGGCACCTGCTGTTCCTCGACACCCGTGACATGACCTTCCGTCACATTCCGTTCGCTCCCGAGCGGTTCGGGCTCGAACTCCTCGTGATCGACACGCGTGCCCCGCACCGGCTCGTGGACGGCGCGTACGCCCGCCGCCGCCGCGAATGCGCCGAGGCGTGCCGGGCCCTCGGCATCGCGTCCCTGCGCGACCTCGCAACCGACGACCTCCCGGCCGCGCTCGCCGGCCTGGACGACCGGATCGCGGCACGCGTCCGGCACGTCGTCACCGAGAACGCCCGCGTCCTCGCCACGGTGGCCCTGCTCACCGAGGGCGCCGACCCGCGCCGCGTCGGGCCACTGCTCGACGCCGCCCACCGCTCGCTCCGCGACGACTACGAGGTGAGCGGCACCGAGCTCGACACCGCCGCCGCGGCGGCCGTCGCCGCGGGGGCGTACGGGGCACGCATGATCGGCGGCGGGTTCGGCGGCTCGGTGCTCGCGCTCGTCGACGCCGCGCGCCGACCGCAGATCGCCGAGGCCGTACGAACGGCCGCGGCGCGCACGGGACTTCCCGAACCACGCTGCCTCACCGTCACCGCGGCACCCGGTGCCGGGCCGGTGCCGCCCGAAGGGCGCCGTGGGTGA
- a CDS encoding SMP-30/gluconolactonase/LRE family protein, translating into MSHAVDEVLRAAAELGEGPTWDPVARRLLWVDILGARVHAYDPVSGTDHAFAAKQHVGAAKPRAGGGLVVNLRDGIGLYDTAGGFTWLHHDPVAGRRGNDAAVAPDGALWAGTMRYDEAPGGGALTRIGADGSVSVVVPDAAVSNGTGWSPDGGLMYYVDSPTGRVDVFTYADGRARDRRPWVAVEDGAGSPDGLTVDADGAVWVALWDGGAVRRYTPDGRLDREIRLPVPRPTACGFGGAGLTDLYITTARVGLADPDPLSGSLLVLADAGQGLPLPAFAG; encoded by the coding sequence ATGAGCCACGCCGTCGACGAAGTGCTGCGCGCCGCCGCCGAACTCGGCGAGGGGCCCACGTGGGATCCGGTCGCGCGGCGGCTGCTGTGGGTCGACATCCTCGGCGCGCGCGTGCACGCCTACGACCCCGTGTCCGGCACCGACCACGCGTTCGCCGCGAAGCAGCACGTGGGCGCGGCCAAGCCGCGTGCCGGCGGCGGCCTCGTCGTCAACCTCCGCGACGGCATCGGGCTGTACGACACCGCCGGTGGCTTCACGTGGCTGCACCACGACCCGGTCGCGGGCCGCCGGGGCAACGACGCCGCCGTGGCACCGGACGGCGCGCTGTGGGCCGGCACGATGCGGTACGACGAGGCGCCCGGCGGCGGCGCGTTGACCCGGATCGGCGCCGACGGCTCGGTGTCGGTCGTCGTCCCGGACGCCGCGGTGAGCAACGGCACCGGTTGGAGCCCCGACGGCGGGCTCATGTACTACGTCGACTCCCCCACCGGGCGCGTCGACGTGTTCACGTACGCCGACGGCCGTGCCCGGGACCGCCGTCCGTGGGTCGCGGTGGAGGACGGTGCCGGGTCGCCGGACGGCCTGACCGTGGACGCCGACGGCGCGGTGTGGGTCGCGCTGTGGGACGGCGGCGCGGTCCGGCGCTACACCCCCGACGGCCGCCTCGACCGCGAGATCCGGCTCCCGGTCCCGCGCCCGACGGCGTGCGGGTTCGGCGGCGCCGGTCTCACCGACCTGTACATCACCACCGCGCGGGTGGGGTTGGCCGATCCGGATCCGCTGTCGGGGTCGCTGCTGGTGCTGGCGGACGCCGGACAGGGGCTGCCGCTCCCGGCGTTCGCGGGATAG
- a CDS encoding LacI family DNA-binding transcriptional regulator encodes MAGSRKAAPKARLGAARASMADVAALAGVSAQTVSRVVNGSARVDPETESRVRRAMREVGYRPNTAARALATGHNRMIGVISFDLRTYGNARALEAVVEAAQGRGYSVHVVTAREHTGAAVGEAFDRVGRHDVDGVIVHQADVLDARLALPSGMPVVVIDGDEDNRLPGVQTDHGAGAASAVEHLLGLGHRTVVHLAGPEGSFPARHRARAWRRVLDAAGRPAPRAVHGDWTAESGYRLGRALAEDPDTTAVFVANDQMALGLLRALREAGRDVPGDVSVVGFDNIPESAYFPPPLTTVDQDFAAIGQASVRLLLDQVPAGGRPSPGTEHVAPRLVVRRSTAAPAGHEPPRP; translated from the coding sequence ATGGCCGGCTCTCGGAAAGCCGCACCCAAGGCGCGGCTCGGGGCGGCGCGGGCGTCCATGGCGGATGTCGCGGCGTTGGCCGGGGTCTCGGCGCAGACGGTGTCGCGGGTCGTCAACGGCAGCGCGCGGGTCGATCCGGAGACCGAGTCCCGGGTGCGGCGGGCGATGCGGGAGGTCGGGTACCGGCCGAACACCGCCGCGCGGGCGTTGGCGACCGGGCACAACCGGATGATCGGCGTCATCAGCTTCGACCTGCGGACGTACGGCAACGCCCGGGCGCTGGAGGCGGTCGTCGAGGCCGCGCAGGGCCGGGGGTATTCGGTGCATGTCGTGACCGCGCGCGAGCACACCGGCGCGGCGGTGGGGGAGGCGTTCGACCGGGTCGGGCGGCACGACGTGGACGGGGTGATCGTCCATCAGGCGGACGTGCTGGACGCCCGGTTGGCGCTGCCGAGCGGTATGCCGGTGGTCGTCATCGACGGGGACGAGGACAACCGGCTCCCGGGCGTGCAGACCGACCACGGCGCGGGCGCGGCCTCCGCGGTCGAGCACCTGCTCGGGCTGGGGCACCGCACGGTCGTCCACCTCGCGGGCCCGGAGGGCTCGTTCCCCGCGCGCCATCGCGCCCGGGCGTGGCGGCGGGTACTCGACGCCGCCGGGCGCCCGGCACCGCGCGCGGTGCACGGCGACTGGACCGCGGAGAGCGGGTACCGGCTGGGCCGCGCGCTGGCCGAAGACCCGGACACGACGGCGGTGTTCGTCGCGAACGACCAGATGGCCCTGGGTCTGCTGCGCGCCCTGCGGGAGGCCGGGCGCGACGTGCCCGGGGACGTCAGCGTCGTCGGTTTCGACAACATCCCCGAGTCGGCGTACTTCCCGCCGCCGCTGACCACCGTGGACCAGGACTTCGCGGCGATCGGGCAGGCGAGCGTACGGCTGCTGCTGGACCAAGTGCCGGCCGGGGGGAGGCCGTCACCGGGCACGGAGCACGTCGCGCCGCGCCTGGTCGTGCGGCGGAGCACGGCGGCTCCGGCGGGGCACGAGCCCCCTCGACCATGA
- a CDS encoding IclR family transcriptional regulator, with product MARLTPAVTRALDILELFLDAEDPLSAPQIVRRLGLPRTTVHELLVTLVARGYLVQEPSGYRLGVRVHQLGSSYAERLDLAAEGRHVARGVAELCGETVHIGVLEGTDVVYIAKVDSTHAVRMVSATGRRLPAHCTAVGKMLLASLSDDALRARLPEGVPLPAMTARSITETPALFAELAAARERGTASEDRESNADVSCVAAPVRDHAGDVVAALSISVPTLRWNDERREELRRLAASGAEELSARLGYRRSG from the coding sequence GTGGCCAGGCTCACGCCCGCGGTGACCCGGGCGTTGGACATCCTGGAGCTGTTCCTGGATGCGGAAGACCCGTTGTCCGCACCGCAGATCGTGCGGCGGCTCGGCCTGCCGCGCACCACGGTGCACGAGTTGCTGGTGACACTGGTCGCGCGGGGCTACCTCGTCCAGGAGCCCTCGGGCTACCGGCTGGGCGTCCGCGTTCACCAGCTCGGCAGCAGCTACGCCGAACGCCTCGACCTGGCCGCCGAGGGCCGGCACGTCGCGCGCGGCGTCGCGGAGTTGTGCGGCGAGACCGTGCACATCGGGGTCCTGGAGGGCACCGACGTCGTCTACATCGCGAAGGTCGACTCGACGCACGCGGTGCGCATGGTCTCCGCGACCGGCCGCCGCCTGCCCGCGCACTGCACGGCGGTGGGCAAGATGCTGCTGGCCTCGCTGTCCGACGACGCGTTGCGGGCACGCCTCCCCGAAGGCGTGCCCCTGCCCGCGATGACCGCCCGGAGCATCACCGAAACGCCCGCCCTGTTCGCGGAGTTGGCGGCGGCGCGCGAGCGCGGCACCGCGTCGGAGGACCGCGAGTCCAACGCCGACGTGTCCTGCGTGGCCGCGCCGGTGCGCGACCACGCGGGCGACGTCGTCGCGGCGCTGTCGATCTCGGTTCCGACGCTGCGGTGGAACGACGAACGCCGCGAGGAACTGCGGCGGTTGGCCGCCTCGGGGGCCGAGGAGCTGTCCGCCCGACTGGGATACCGGAGGTCCGGATGA
- a CDS encoding phosphotransferase family protein, whose translation MTESPKKPDAPLVDLDRLNQWSQLGELPGEGPVESLTRLTGGAQNLLFTMTRADGTELVLRRPGRYAGPEAAGPFIRESRVLTALSGTDVPHPRLHGYSVDDSVIGVPFSVLEKIDGFMPRGQLPGTYGTDLEWRRKLAFELVGGAAKLAAVNPDDVGLGDLSKTEDWAQRQVARYLRNLHAYRETEGYRETESPMVDPISDWLKANAPGDVHIGFVHGDLQFANVMFKHDAPELAAIVDWEMTSLGDPLLDLAWILTAWREAGDPPGSDPQLQPWEGMPSRAELVEYYGKLTGRDTTGFRWFQVLACFRLASLLEGSYVRSLGGKMDAGLGRGLHDYAAWLWTLAAQEVGL comes from the coding sequence GTGACCGAATCCCCCAAGAAGCCGGACGCCCCCCTCGTCGACCTCGACCGCCTCAACCAGTGGTCGCAGCTCGGCGAACTCCCGGGCGAGGGGCCGGTCGAGTCCCTGACGCGCCTGACCGGCGGCGCGCAGAACCTGCTGTTCACGATGACGCGGGCGGACGGCACCGAGCTGGTCCTGCGCCGTCCCGGGCGGTACGCGGGCCCCGAGGCCGCGGGGCCGTTCATCCGCGAGAGCCGCGTTCTCACCGCCCTGTCCGGCACCGACGTGCCGCACCCGCGCCTGCACGGGTACAGCGTCGACGACTCGGTCATCGGCGTGCCGTTCTCCGTTCTGGAGAAGATCGACGGGTTCATGCCGAGGGGGCAACTGCCCGGCACGTACGGCACCGACCTCGAATGGCGCCGCAAACTCGCCTTCGAACTCGTGGGCGGGGCCGCGAAGCTCGCCGCGGTGAACCCGGACGATGTCGGTCTCGGCGACCTCAGCAAGACCGAGGACTGGGCCCAGCGCCAGGTCGCCCGCTACCTGCGGAACCTGCACGCGTACCGCGAGACCGAGGGATACCGCGAGACCGAGTCGCCCATGGTCGACCCGATCAGCGACTGGCTCAAGGCGAACGCGCCCGGCGACGTGCACATCGGCTTCGTGCACGGCGACCTCCAGTTCGCGAACGTCATGTTCAAGCACGACGCTCCCGAGCTCGCGGCGATCGTCGACTGGGAGATGACGAGCCTCGGTGACCCGCTGCTGGACCTGGCGTGGATCCTCACCGCGTGGCGCGAGGCCGGCGACCCGCCCGGCAGCGACCCGCAGCTCCAGCCGTGGGAGGGCATGCCGAGCCGGGCCGAACTGGTCGAGTACTACGGCAAGCTGACCGGCCGCGACACCACCGGCTTCCGGTGGTTCCAGGTGCTGGCGTGCTTCCGGCTGGCATCGCTGCTGGAGGGCAGCTACGTCCGTTCGCTGGGCGGCAAGATGGACGCCGGGCTCGGCCGAGGCCTGCACGACTACGCCGCGTGGCTGTGGACACTGGCCGCGCAGGAGGTCGGGTTGTGA
- a CDS encoding pyridoxamine 5'-phosphate oxidase family protein — MTADERDAFLREAAICRVATVGADGSPHATALWFVWDGTSLWLNSLTRSRRWIDLERDPRVSVVVDDGGKDFLSLRGVELQGRAEAVGEIPRTGEPVDELVEPERLFGDKYANGEFRYDGRHGWLRLTPEKTVSWDFAKLRR; from the coding sequence ATGACGGCGGACGAGCGCGACGCGTTCCTGCGCGAGGCGGCGATCTGCCGCGTCGCGACCGTCGGGGCCGACGGCAGCCCGCACGCCACCGCGCTGTGGTTCGTGTGGGACGGCACCTCGCTGTGGCTCAACTCCCTGACCCGCAGCCGGCGTTGGATCGACCTGGAGCGCGACCCCCGCGTCAGCGTGGTCGTGGACGACGGCGGCAAGGACTTCCTGAGTCTGCGCGGCGTCGAACTCCAGGGCCGCGCGGAAGCCGTCGGAGAGATCCCCCGCACGGGCGAGCCGGTCGACGAACTCGTCGAGCCCGAGCGCCTGTTCGGCGACAAGTACGCCAACGGCGAGTTCCGCTACGACGGTCGCCACGGCTGGCTCCGCCTGACTCCGGAGAAGACGGTCAGCTGGGACTTCGCCAAGCTGCGCCGCTGA
- a CDS encoding zinc-dependent alcohol dehydrogenase: MNFSPRAQALVIDRPGESRMTAYTASAPKPGDVLVRVHAVGICGSDREVFHGTRPEGYVRYPVVPGHEWSGTVEAVGEGVSDALTGRRVVAEGFRNCQVCDRCRAGETSLCTAGYEETGFTLPGAMADTVTVPARLLHVLPDDADPTAAALLEPAACAAAAALRADVRPGERVAVVGTGTLGLLSLQLLAASSPAELLAVGRHAAHADRARRCGATAFTEPGSAPGEFDVVVEAAGSPGSARAAAGMLRRGGRLVLTGIAGSGAAGLDPTDLVVRRLDVRTVFGATPAAWAHAVRAFAAGLLDPSHLVTHRFPVTEFARAIELVGADDPEVGKVLLFPGAVPEPSP, from the coding sequence ATGAACTTCAGCCCCAGGGCCCAGGCCCTCGTGATCGACCGCCCCGGCGAGTCGCGGATGACCGCCTATACGGCGTCCGCGCCGAAACCCGGCGACGTGCTGGTCCGCGTCCACGCGGTCGGCATCTGCGGCAGCGACCGCGAGGTGTTCCACGGCACCCGGCCCGAAGGGTACGTCCGCTACCCGGTCGTCCCCGGACACGAGTGGTCGGGGACCGTCGAGGCGGTCGGCGAAGGGGTGTCGGACGCCCTCACCGGGCGCCGGGTCGTCGCCGAGGGCTTTCGCAACTGCCAGGTGTGCGACCGGTGTCGGGCCGGTGAGACCAGCCTGTGCACGGCCGGCTACGAGGAGACCGGCTTCACGCTGCCCGGGGCGATGGCGGACACCGTCACCGTGCCGGCCCGGCTGCTGCACGTGCTGCCCGACGACGCCGACCCGACCGCGGCGGCCCTGCTGGAACCCGCCGCGTGCGCCGCCGCGGCGGCCCTGCGCGCCGACGTGCGCCCGGGGGAACGGGTCGCCGTCGTCGGCACCGGGACACTCGGCCTGCTCTCCCTCCAACTGCTCGCGGCCTCCTCCCCCGCGGAACTCCTCGCGGTGGGCCGGCACGCGGCGCACGCCGACCGCGCCCGGCGGTGCGGCGCCACCGCGTTCACCGAACCCGGCAGCGCACCCGGCGAGTTCGACGTCGTCGTGGAGGCCGCGGGGTCGCCCGGCAGCGCGCGAGCCGCCGCCGGGATGCTGCGGCGCGGAGGCCGCCTCGTCCTCACCGGCATCGCGGGCTCCGGCGCCGCGGGGCTCGACCCGACGGACCTCGTGGTGCGCCGACTGGACGTGCGCACCGTCTTCGGCGCGACACCCGCCGCGTGGGCGCACGCCGTACGCGCCTTCGCGGCCGGGCTGCTCGACCCGTCGCACCTGGTCACCCACCGGTTCCCGGTGACCGAGTTCGCCCGCGCCATCGAACTGGTGGGCGCCGACGATCCGGAGGTGGGCAAGGTGCTGCTGTTCCCGGGGGCCGTCCCGGAGCCGTCCCCGTGA
- a CDS encoding type II toxin-antitoxin system TacA family antitoxin, which yields MSAETTKHSTSHHPKPPTLPRTGRRTTAGTSRLELRIAPQDKQLFERAARASRVTTTAFVLEATRQAAEDVLRREQVTVVPADFYEAMIASLDVPAERNKPLAEAARRRRAIIERK from the coding sequence GTGAGCGCCGAAACAACAAAGCACTCGACGTCCCACCACCCGAAACCACCGACACTCCCCAGGACCGGTCGACGCACCACCGCCGGAACTTCCCGGCTCGAACTTCGCATCGCCCCACAGGACAAGCAGTTGTTCGAGCGCGCCGCACGTGCCAGCAGGGTCACCACCACGGCGTTCGTGTTGGAAGCCACCCGGCAAGCGGCCGAGGACGTCCTGCGCCGCGAGCAAGTAACCGTGGTTCCAGCGGACTTCTACGAGGCAATGATCGCCTCGCTGGATGTTCCGGCCGAGCGCAACAAGCCCTTGGCCGAGGCCGCGCGGCGCCGCCGCGCCATCATCGAACGGAAGTAG
- the galT gene encoding galactose-1-phosphate uridylyltransferase, whose protein sequence is MQRVTTRLADGRELLYYFDGPVPGDGVPADRRDLAPHRPVSELRYDALRDEWVVVATHRQGRTHLPGDDACPLCPSTADRLSEIPARGYDVAVFENRFPSLAAAAGRASRTPGRTPDTPGLFAVRGGSGRCEVVCFTSDHEASFADLPAKRVRTVVDAWCDRTTALSELPDVEQVFPFENRGEEIGVTLAHPHGQIFGYPFVTPRTRRMLANVRDHRERTGRNLHEDRLNAELAHGVRLVARTERWAAFVPAAARWPFEVHLYPLRHVPDLPALDGAERDDLAVVYPEILRGLDRVFGVRMPYIAAWHQAPVRRDRESAWLHLELFSTRRAPGKLKYPAGSESGMDVFINDIAPEHAAALLRGDEEAA, encoded by the coding sequence ATGCAACGCGTGACGACGCGGCTCGCGGACGGCCGCGAACTGCTCTACTACTTCGACGGCCCGGTCCCGGGGGACGGCGTGCCGGCGGACCGCCGCGACCTCGCGCCACACCGGCCCGTGTCCGAACTGCGGTACGACGCCCTGCGCGACGAATGGGTGGTCGTGGCCACCCACCGGCAGGGCCGGACGCATCTGCCCGGCGACGACGCGTGCCCGCTGTGCCCGTCCACGGCCGACCGGCTCTCGGAGATTCCCGCGCGCGGGTACGACGTGGCGGTCTTCGAGAACCGGTTCCCATCCCTCGCCGCAGCCGCCGGCCGGGCGAGCCGAACGCCGGGGCGGACCCCCGACACGCCGGGGCTGTTCGCGGTGCGCGGCGGCAGCGGCCGGTGCGAGGTGGTGTGCTTCACCAGCGACCACGAGGCGTCGTTCGCCGACCTGCCCGCGAAGCGGGTGCGCACGGTCGTCGACGCGTGGTGCGACCGCACCACCGCGTTGTCCGAACTCCCCGATGTAGAACAGGTCTTCCCCTTCGAGAACCGCGGGGAGGAGATCGGCGTGACCCTGGCGCACCCGCACGGCCAGATCTTCGGCTACCCCTTCGTCACGCCGCGCACCCGCCGGATGCTGGCGAACGTGCGCGACCACCGGGAACGCACCGGACGGAATCTCCACGAGGACCGGCTCAACGCCGAACTCGCCCACGGCGTCCGCCTGGTGGCGCGCACGGAACGCTGGGCCGCGTTCGTACCGGCCGCCGCGCGGTGGCCGTTCGAGGTCCACCTGTATCCGCTGCGGCACGTACCGGACCTGCCGGCCCTCGACGGCGCCGAGCGCGACGACCTCGCCGTGGTGTACCCGGAGATCCTGCGCGGTCTGGACCGGGTCTTCGGGGTGCGCATGCCCTACATCGCCGCATGGCACCAGGCGCCCGTCCGCCGCGACCGCGAATCCGCGTGGCTGCACCTGGAGTTGTTCTCCACCCGGCGCGCCCCCGGGAAGTTGAAGTACCCGGCCGGGTCCGAGTCCGGCATGGACGTCTTCATCAACGACATCGCTCCCGAGCACGCCGCGGCGCTGCTGCGCGGCGACGAGGAGGCCGCGTGA
- a CDS encoding aldose epimerase family protein: protein MSTTVTRRPFGAAPDGTPVERWTIESPGGPGASEIAVLTYGGILHACRVPDRDGVLGDVVLALPSVDAYAADEAYLGALVGRYANRIAHARFSLDGTEFRLPANEGTTTLHGGPDGFHRRVWAAAGFDDADRAGVVLRLRSPDGDMGFPGDLDVEVTYSLDRNGVLGIAYRATTDRPTVVNLTQHAYWNLAAGGPVDGHELAVDADAYLPVDAAAIPLGAPAPTAGTPFALGGKLVDALRDTHPGIAAARGVDHCFVLRGGRTTRPRPVARLADPGSGRVMETWTTEPGIQVYTANHLGPPHGPHTAVCLETQHFPDAPNRPEYPSTVLRPGEVFRSATEYRFGTAAR, encoded by the coding sequence ATGTCGACGACGGTCACCCGCCGCCCCTTCGGTGCCGCACCCGACGGAACCCCGGTGGAGCGTTGGACCATCGAAAGCCCCGGCGGGCCGGGCGCGTCCGAGATCGCCGTGCTGACGTACGGCGGCATCCTGCACGCGTGCCGCGTCCCGGACCGCGACGGCGTGCTCGGCGACGTCGTCCTCGCACTGCCGTCGGTCGACGCGTACGCGGCGGACGAGGCCTACCTCGGCGCGCTCGTCGGCCGCTACGCCAACCGCATCGCCCACGCCCGATTCTCCCTGGACGGAACCGAGTTCCGCCTCCCGGCCAACGAGGGCACCACCACACTGCACGGCGGTCCCGACGGGTTCCACCGCCGCGTCTGGGCCGCGGCCGGCTTCGACGACGCCGACCGCGCGGGCGTGGTGCTGCGACTGCGCAGCCCCGACGGCGACATGGGATTCCCCGGCGACCTGGACGTCGAGGTCACCTACAGCCTCGACCGAAACGGCGTTCTCGGCATCGCGTACCGGGCCACGACCGACCGGCCGACGGTCGTCAACCTCACGCAGCACGCCTACTGGAACCTCGCGGCGGGCGGGCCCGTCGACGGCCACGAACTCGCCGTCGACGCCGACGCGTACCTGCCCGTCGACGCCGCCGCGATCCCGCTCGGCGCGCCCGCGCCCACCGCGGGAACGCCGTTCGCGCTGGGCGGGAAGCTCGTGGACGCGCTGCGTGACACCCACCCCGGCATCGCCGCGGCGCGAGGCGTCGACCACTGCTTCGTGCTGCGCGGCGGGCGCACGACGCGGCCCCGCCCGGTCGCCCGCCTCGCCGACCCGGGGTCGGGCCGGGTCATGGAGACGTGGACGACGGAACCGGGGATCCAGGTCTACACCGCGAACCATCTCGGGCCCCCGCACGGCCCGCACACCGCCGTCTGCCTGGAGACCCAGCACTTCCCCGACGCGCCCAACCGGCCGGAATACCCCTCGACGGTGCTGCGTCCGGGGGAGGTCTTCCGGTCGGCGACCGAGTACCGCTTCGGGACCGCGGCCCGGTGA